The following proteins are encoded in a genomic region of Necator americanus strain Aroian chromosome II, whole genome shotgun sequence:
- a CDS encoding hypothetical protein (NECATOR_CHRII.G6950.T1), translating to MRHRWAVVKKRRRAFGKIWRSTSNPWKEVLLIGGDFNGHVGSRKDRFESCHGGYGFGARNDDGLRILEYGVASDLIIANTQYRKRKSHLITYISSRCETQIDFWMLRR from the coding sequence atgcgccacagatgggctgtagtgaagaagagaaggcgtgcttttgggaagatctggcgcagtacgtccaatccctggaaggaagtacttctaatcggaggagacttcaacggacatgtcggttctcggaaagacaggttcgagagttgtcatggtggatacggttTTGGAGCTCGCAACGACGACGgattgcgaatcctggagtatggtgtcgcaagtgacttgatcattgctaacacgcagtatcggaaaagaaaatcgcatttgatcacgtacatcAGCAGTCGttgtgaaacacaaatagatttctggatgttacgccgatgA
- a CDS encoding hypothetical protein (NECATOR_CHRII.G6949.T1) has protein sequence MKEVRLRWFGHALRREENSVAKTALKLDVSSVRPRGRPKICWLDRVKLDMIDARLCTADAMDRTKWKTRSRKADSATTTLRRKPGRLSTTSSD, from the coding sequence atgaaggaggtgcgactgagatggtttggtcacgccctgcggcgagaggaaaattctgttgccaaaaccgctctgaagctcgacgtttcaagTGTGAGGCCGCgagggaggccaaagatttgCTGGTtggaccgtgtgaagctggatatgatagatgcgcgtttgtgtacggctgatgcaatggatagaaccaaatggaagacaagaagcaggaAGGCGGACTCTGCAACAACGACTCTAAGACGAAAGccaggaagattaagtacgacgtcatcggactga
- a CDS encoding hypothetical protein (NECATOR_CHRII.G6949.T2) yields MHSPGVYHSILSLWESCNSLGPETGGVRLKEHLNSGFKETRWKGCKSREIGDGYKLIYYGTSNRNGVGTILNGTIKNSVTAVDRLSDRLNAVRVDTGEVELRVVSAYAPQMGCSEEEKACFWEDLAQYVQSLEGSTSNRRRLQRTCRFSERQYLGSGGVTLKGKVSNGTVRSIFVVIPIAEKMKEVRLRWFGHALRREENSVAKTALKLDVSSVRPRGRPKICWLDRVKLDMIDARLCTADAMDRTKWKTRSRKADSATTTLRRKPGRLSTTSSD; encoded by the exons ATGCATTCACCGGGTGTTTATCACAGTATTCTATCTTTGTGGGAGAGTTGCAACTCCCTGGGACCAGAAACTGGAGGAGTCAGACTCAAAGAACACCTCAACAGCGGATTTAAG gagactcgctggaaaggctgcAAGTCAAGGGAaataggcgatggctacaagctcatttactacggcacatcaaatcgcaatggcgttggtaCCATATTGAACGGGACGATTAAAAacagcgtcacagcggtggatcgactatcggatcgcctgAATGCTGTAAgagtagatacaggagaagtggaattgcgagtcgtctctgcttatgcgccacagatgggctgtagtgaagaagagaaggcgtgcttttgggaagatctggcgcagtacgtccaatccctggaaggaagtacttctaatcggaggagacttcaacggacatgtcggttctcggaaagacag TACCTTGGATCAGgtggtgtaacgctaaaaggcAAAGTATCCAACGGCACTGTACGCTCCATCTTCGTCGTCATCCCGATagctgagaagatgaaggaggtgcgactgagatggtttggtcacgccctgcggcgagaggaaaattctgttgccaaaaccgctctgaagctcgacgtttcaagTGTGAGGCCGCgagggaggccaaagatttgCTGGTtggaccgtgtgaagctggatatgatagatgcgcgtttgtgtacggctgatgcaatggatagaaccaaatggaagacaagaagcaggaAGGCGGACTCTGCAACAACGACTCTAAGACGAAAGccaggaagattaagtacgacgtcatcggactga